The Pseudomonas graminis region ACGCTGGATCAATACTCGGCGTCGGCATCCGCCAGATGGGTGTTGAATGCCGGCCGCGTCCCGCCTACGCGGGCCAGAAAGTACAGCGCCACCCCCACCAGCATCAGTGCCCCGGCACGCAGCCAGGTTTCGGCGCTCTGCTGCGTCAGGAGGATCAGGCACGACACAATCGCCAGGACCGGCACCCAGGTCGGCACGCGGAAGTGGTCAACGTCGACCACGTCTCGACGCAACACCAGCACCGCCAGATTGGTGCTGATGAACACGAACAACAGCAGCAGGACCACGGTCTCGGCCAGTGTCGCCAGGGAGCCGGTGAGGGTCAGGATGATTGCGACGATGGACGTCGCGACGATGGCCACCCACGGCGTCCGTCGTTCCGGCAGCACGTTCGACAGCGCGTGGGGCAGCAGGCCCTGGCGCGACATGCCGTACGCCAGACGGCTGGACATGATCATGGTCAGCAGCGCGCCATTGGCCACGGCGACCAGCGCAATGAAGGCGAACAGCCGAGGTGGAATCCCGAGGTTCGACGCCTTGACCACTTCCAGCAGCGGTGCCGACGAGTGCACCAGTTGTTCAATGGGCATGACCGTGGCGGCCGCGACGCCGACACCCATGTAGATCGCCCCGGCAATCAACAGCGCACCGAACAACGCGCGGGGATAGACGGTGCGCACGTTGCGCACCTCCTCCGCCAGATTGGCCGAGGTCTCAAAGCCGACGAACGAGTAGAACGCCAGCAACGCTGCGCCGAGCACGGCGAACGCGGGGTTGACCCCCTCCTTGAATTGCACGGCGCGGGACAGATCCGCGTCGCCGGAGCGGAAGAACCAGATGGCCGCGACGATGACCAGGAGCAGGCCCGACACTTCGATCACCGTCATCACCAGGTTGGCGGACAGTGACTCCTTGATGCCACGCGCGTTGAGCAAGGCGATGACCACAAGGAAGATCAACGCGACAACGTGAGCCGGCAGATCGATAAAGGGCGCCATGTAGTCGCCGGCAAACGCGAGGGACAGGCCGGCTGCACTGGTCACGCCTGCCGCCAGCATGCAGAAGCCCACCAGAAACGAGATCAAGGGCGACTTGAAGGCTTTGCCGGCAAACACCGCTGAAGCACCGGCGTGGGGGTATTTGGTGACGAGTTCGGCATAGGAACCTGCGGTGAGCATGGCAAAGCACAGCGCAATGAGCAGCGGCACCCAGATTGCTCCGCCCACTTCACCGGCAATCGTACCGGCCAACGCGTAAACCCCGGCACCAAGGACGTCGCCAAGGATGAACAGCAGCAGC contains the following coding sequences:
- a CDS encoding APC family permease, with the translated sequence MSTPPHQPSRALKRAVTGPMLLLFILGDVLGAGVYALAGTIAGEVGGAIWVPLLIALCFAMLTAGSYAELVTKYPHAGASAVFAGKAFKSPLISFLVGFCMLAAGVTSAAGLSLAFAGDYMAPFIDLPAHVVALIFLVVIALLNARGIKESLSANLVMTVIEVSGLLLVIVAAIWFFRSGDADLSRAVQFKEGVNPAFAVLGAALLAFYSFVGFETSANLAEEVRNVRTVYPRALFGALLIAGAIYMGVGVAAATVMPIEQLVHSSAPLLEVVKASNLGIPPRLFAFIALVAVANGALLTMIMSSRLAYGMSRQGLLPHALSNVLPERRTPWVAIVATSIVAIILTLTGSLATLAETVVLLLLFVFISTNLAVLVLRRDVVDVDHFRVPTWVPVLAIVSCLILLTQQSAETWLRAGALMLVGVALYFLARVGGTRPAFNTHLADADAEY